The DNA segment ATACCATAAACAATACCCACAATACTCCTTCGATAAACATAAAGGATACCCAACAAAAACACACGTCGCATGCCTACACGAATACGGCCCCACACCAATACACCGCATGACATTTAAGGGGCTCCGCGCCCCTTAAAAAACCCGCGCCAAAGGCGGTATCCGCCTCTGGACTCCCCAAGTAGGCGACAAAGTGCTACTGCACTTTGCTGCCAAAGTTATCCGCTAAATGGATTGCCAAAGGCCGTTATTGCTAGTATAGCATGCAGCGCCACTGAGATGATAAATACCCACCAGTAATAGCAGTGGTATCTGTAGAAACGCATATAAAGTTTTGACTTGCTGAGCTTTTCAATTCTTAATCCTAAGATGCACCTGCAAGAAAATAGAATCACGATAAGAGAAAAAATGTTCACCCATCCTAATATGTAAGCGGCCTTAGCCGCTATTAAAAAGTCTGTTGTCATATTATTGTACCACCATTGTTCCTGCCATTGCACTATGTCCTGAGCCGCAAAAGACATTGCACCTAAATGGGAATGTCCCTACTTTATCAGCAACGAATTCTATCGTTACTGGCTCGTCAGGGTTTAACCGTTCATTAATATTGAAAGAAGGCAATGAAAAACTATGGGCGACATCGGTACTCGTTACTGTTATCCTTACAGTATCGCCTTTATTTACCTCTATTATCTCAGGAACGAACTCCCATTGTTTCGCTATCATGGAGAATTCCTTAACAATACCTTGTCCTTCCGATATATCTTCGGAAGCTATAACATTTTCTAGATAGTCATTTTCTGGGAAAGGTACTGGCGATGGTGGCACTGTTTCTTGCTGCTGCGAACAACCCAAAATAAAAATTAAACCTATTCCTAAAAAAACCGAATATATTCTGCTCATAGATATTACCTCTTCCTAGAGATAACCTTTTCGCTAAATAATTATCTACCTAAAATTTGATGCTTCTCATCTCCATCGTTTCCGATTGTGATGATGGCAGAGACAAAGCAAAAAGCGAAGACAGTTTCTGTCTTCGCTTTTTGCTTTGTCGTGGGTTTACAAAGGGATATTTCCCTTTGTCGCGGGAGGTGTGGAGGGCGCGGAGCTCCTCCACTAAGAGGTGCACAGCACCTTTTGCGTGGTGTGTGGCAGCGCTCCACAAGCGTTGCTTATGCTGTTTTGGTATGCTATGGAGATATCGAAGGTAGAGGTTTTTTCGCCGAGGATTTCGTTGATGGTGGTGAGGGCCTTCTCGGGGGAGTTGCATTCGTCGGAAAGGTGCGCAAGGTGTACGTGTTTCAGGTCTTCGTGGTAGACGTCTAGGAGTAGGTTGCCACAGGCTTCGTTGGAGAGGTGTCCGCTACGGCTTAGGACGCGCTGTTTGTATATGAAAGGCCGCGGTGAGGCATGGACCATGTCAGGGTCGTGGTTCGCTTCGATATAAAGATAGTCGCAGTTTTGCAGGCGGTTTTTTACTAACGAAGAAGCGAAGCCGAGGTCAGTACAGAACCCTATCTTGATGTCGTTGGTGGTTATCGTGAAGCCTACAGGGTCGACGGTGTCGTGCTGTATGCTGAAGGGATGGATCTCAAGGTCGCGGAATTCGAAGGTGTCGCCGGTGGTGAATATCGTGAACTTCGCAACGGCGCTGAACATGTCGCAGATGCTTCGTGCCGTGTCGCTGTTGGCAAAAACAGGGATGCCCATGCGATATGCCATAATACGAAGGCCTTTGACATGGTCGCCGTGTTCGTGGGTGATAAGAATGGCATCGAGGTCGGCAATGTCGACGCCGATCTCAGCAAGACGAGCTTTCGTGGCTTTTCCGCTTAAGCCCGCATCGATGAGGATCTTAGAGTTCTCGGTGCCGAGGAATACGCTGTTGCCTTTAGAGCCCGATGCAAGGGGACAAAATCCTATCATAATACCTTCCGTTTTCAGTGATATATAATGTATATGAAAGCCGAAAAACACGCCATATAAAAGTTAGGAATAGGACTTTTACCACAGAGCCACGGAGGACACAGAGAGGAAGAAACAGGTCCAGTTCACCAACATAGGTAACACTTTATCAAAGAAATTTCTGTAGTTGACTATAAAAATGATGTAAGCTATATTTTGTTGCAA comes from the Waddliaceae bacterium genome and includes:
- a CDS encoding MBL fold metallo-hydrolase yields the protein MIGFCPLASGSKGNSVFLGTENSKILIDAGLSGKATKARLAEIGVDIADLDAILITHEHGDHVKGLRIMAYRMGIPVFANSDTARSICDMFSAVAKFTIFTTGDTFEFRDLEIHPFSIQHDTVDPVGFTITTNDIKIGFCTDLGFASSLVKNRLQNCDYLYIEANHDPDMVHASPRPFIYKQRVLSRSGHLSNEACGNLLLDVYHEDLKHVHLAHLSDECNSPEKALTTINEILGEKTSTFDISIAYQNSISNACGALPHTTQKVLCTS